In the genome of Sphingobium sp. CR2-8, the window TCAGCAGCGTTGTCTGGAGGCGGGCGCCAACGACTATATGGCAAAGCCCATCGACGTCGACAAACTCCTCTCGCTGGTGCGCGTATGGATGCCACGCTAGTGCAAGACCAGGTGCAGAACGGCGTGGAGGATATAGAGATTCAGCTGCTGCTGGAGGCACTGTACCAGCGCTATCATTATGACTTCCGCCATTATGCGCGCGCCTCGATCAAGCGTCGACTGTTGCAGGCGCGCGGGCAGCTGGGTTTCACCAGCTTCTCGGCGATGCAGGATCATCTGCTGCACGATCCCGCGACGCTGCCGCGCCTGCTCAACTATCTGACCGTACAGGTCAGCGAGATGTTTCGCGATCCATCCTATTTCCGCGCCTTGCGGGAAAAGGTGATTCCGCACCTGCGCACCTATCCCTCGCTCAAGGTCTGGGTCGCCGGATGCAGCAATGGCGAGGAACTTTATTCCCTCTCCATCCTCTTTCGCGAGGAGGGGCTGGACCAGCGCACGCTTTTCTACGCGACGGACATCAACCCCAATGCCCTGCGAGCGGCGGAGGCCGGGGTCTATCCGCTGGACCAGATCCGCAAATTCACCGAAAACCACCAGAAGTCGGGCGCACGCTCGTCGCTGTCGGACTATTATACCGCCGATTATGGCCGCGCCGTGTTCGACAAGAGTTTGCGCGCACAGGTCGTCTTTTCCGATCATAGTCTCGTGACCGATGCGGTGTTCGCGGAAATGCATCTCATTTCCTGTCGCAACGTCCTCATCTATTTCGACCGCGACCTTCAGGACCGGGCGCTCGGCCTGTTCAGCGAGTTGCTCGCGCGCAAGGGATTCCTGGGCCTGGGGTCGAAGGAAAGCCTGCGCTTTTCGAACCACGCCGCCGCCTTTGCGGACTTCGTGCGCGAAGAAAAAATCTACCAGAGGCAGCAGCCATGACGGCGCATCCCCTTCAAGCCATCGCCATCGGCGCGTCGGCAGGCGCGGTCCAGGCGCTCCTTCGGATATTGCCGGCGCTCCCCGCCGATTTTCCCCTGGCGGTGCTCATCGTCGTGCATGTCCCGCCCGATCGCGGCAATGCGCTGGTGTCGCTGTTCCAATCCAAATGTCCGTTGCCCGTCAAGGAGGCGGAGGATAAGGAGCGCATCGTCGGCGGCACCGTCTATTTCGCGCCATCGGACTATCATCTGCTGGTCGAGGCCGATCATGCACTCGCCCTGTCCTGGGACGAGCCGGTGAACCACAGCCGCCCGGCGATCGACATATTGCTGGAAACGGCGGCGGATGCCTTTGGTCCGGCCTTGACCGGCATCGTCCTGACCGGCGCCAATCATGACGGCGCGGCGGGCCTGGCGGCGGTCGCGGCGGCCGGTGGCGCCGCCATCGTGCAGGATTTCGCCGAAGCGCAAGTGCCCACCATGCCCCAAGCGGCTCTTGCGGCCTGTCCGGCCGCCCATATGATGACGCTGGACGCCATCATCCTCCATCTTCAAAAGCTGGCGACCCTATGACGATCGAAACGCAACCCATCCATTGCCTGCTGGTCGACGACCTTGAGGAGAATCTGCTCGCGCTCGAAGCGTTGCTGCGACGCGACGGCCTTGTCTGCCTGAAAGCGCGATCAGGCGAGGAAGCGCTTGAACTGTTGCTCGTCCATGACGTCGCCCTCGCTTTGCTCGACGTCCAGATGCCCGGCATGGACGGGTTCGAACTGGCCGAATTCATGCGCGGCAACGAACGCGCCCGACATGTCCCCATCATCTTCGTGACCGCAGGCAGCGCCGATCGGCAACGGCGGTTCCGCGGGTATGAAGCCGGCGCGGTGGACTTCATCCAGAAGCCGATCGAAGCCGACATCCTGCGGTCGAAGGCCGACATCTTCTTCCATCTCTACGATCAGCGGCGTCAGATCATCGCCCAGCGCGACGAATTAGCGATGCTCGCCGCCGCCTTGAAGGCAGCGGACCAGCGCAAGAACGAATTTCTCGCGATCCTCGGCCATGAACTGCGCAATCCGATCGCGGCGCTGGGCGCGGGGCTGCACCTGCTGGAGCGACGCGAAGGGACGGACGCGGCGCGCGACATTCGCGGGCGCATGGACCGCCATGTCCAGCATCTCTCCCGTCTGGTCGAAGACATATTGGACATCGCCCGCATCGATCAGGGCAAGATTTCGCTTAAGACGCAACGCATCTCGCTGCAGGAGGTCCTATCCTTCGCGGTGGAGGCCAGCCAACCTACGATCGAGGCCGCGCAACACCGGCTCGTCCTCGACATCGTCGAGGAACCCGTCTTCCTCGACGCCGACTATGCCCGCG includes:
- a CDS encoding chemotaxis protein CheB, translating into MTAHPLQAIAIGASAGAVQALLRILPALPADFPLAVLIVVHVPPDRGNALVSLFQSKCPLPVKEAEDKERIVGGTVYFAPSDYHLLVEADHALALSWDEPVNHSRPAIDILLETAADAFGPALTGIVLTGANHDGAAGLAAVAAAGGAAIVQDFAEAQVPTMPQAALAACPAAHMMTLDAIILHLQKLATL
- a CDS encoding CheR family methyltransferase; amino-acid sequence: MDATLVQDQVQNGVEDIEIQLLLEALYQRYHYDFRHYARASIKRRLLQARGQLGFTSFSAMQDHLLHDPATLPRLLNYLTVQVSEMFRDPSYFRALREKVIPHLRTYPSLKVWVAGCSNGEELYSLSILFREEGLDQRTLFYATDINPNALRAAEAGVYPLDQIRKFTENHQKSGARSSLSDYYTADYGRAVFDKSLRAQVVFSDHSLVTDAVFAEMHLISCRNVLIYFDRDLQDRALGLFSELLARKGFLGLGSKESLRFSNHAAAFADFVREEKIYQRQQP
- a CDS encoding hybrid sensor histidine kinase/response regulator, with the protein product MTIETQPIHCLLVDDLEENLLALEALLRRDGLVCLKARSGEEALELLLVHDVALALLDVQMPGMDGFELAEFMRGNERARHVPIIFVTAGSADRQRRFRGYEAGAVDFIQKPIEADILRSKADIFFHLYDQRRQIIAQRDELAMLAAALKAADQRKNEFLAILGHELRNPIAALGAGLHLLERREGTDAARDIRGRMDRHVQHLSRLVEDILDIARIDQGKISLKTQRISLQEVLSFAVEASQPTIEAAQHRLVLDIVEEPVFLDADYARVVQITSNLLNNAAKYTPPGGDIRLTARVVDGWAEIEVADTGIGIAPDMQARIFDLFAQVKNPTGDPQEGLGIGLALVRQLVALHGGALSLKQSIPGEGSVFQVRLPTAEALVSDAAIL